The following proteins are co-located in the Paraphotobacterium marinum genome:
- a CDS encoding MFS transporter: MKKKLNLVLTLLPAFFLIGSFSTFIEIFLPILKHHFNINYATLSLFDTAFFITYAFMSVIIAFVVDKVGLKKGFLMALGILILSCVNWGILFRLNNASIYYFLINTFIMAVGVVVLFIICEYVGLFYSDKKDTGKLSMFQSMHSLGAFLTPFVISTIIYSKSEINHKSFENLSNLSFIFIIFIILSIVLMTRVKYINAPHLSSKFDKSSSSNWNAERFYKWLALFLYVGVEVTLATFLMNQAISKFEVSPSFGAKLFTTYWLLMIVGRFIGGFLIAPNNEKKLVFIMCSINIILVGFSVFSYSIWGLLALTATGLLNAILFPLLFSLGFQNKESLNIKQSGVMATAISGGAIVPLFTGLLADTFSLNSSLFLSIICYLLIIFLQRSLPKKVNSVTNC, translated from the coding sequence ATGAAAAAAAAATTAAATTTGGTTTTAACATTACTACCAGCATTTTTCTTGATAGGTTCATTTAGTACTTTTATTGAAATATTTCTGCCTATTCTTAAGCATCATTTTAACATCAATTATGCAACATTATCCCTATTTGATACCGCTTTCTTCATTACTTATGCCTTTATGTCGGTAATTATTGCATTTGTCGTAGATAAAGTCGGCTTAAAAAAAGGGTTTCTTATGGCTCTTGGTATTTTAATTTTAAGTTGTGTGAATTGGGGTATATTATTTAGATTGAACAATGCCAGTATATATTACTTTTTAATAAATACTTTCATCATGGCAGTCGGTGTGGTGGTTTTATTTATAATTTGTGAGTATGTAGGACTCTTTTATTCTGATAAAAAAGATACTGGAAAATTATCTATGTTTCAGTCAATGCATTCTCTGGGTGCATTTCTCACGCCTTTTGTGATCAGTACAATTATCTATTCGAAAAGTGAAATTAATCATAAATCTTTTGAAAACTTATCAAATCTATCTTTTATTTTCATCATATTTATAATATTAAGTATTGTTTTAATGACCCGTGTAAAGTATATCAATGCACCTCACCTAAGCAGCAAATTTGATAAGAGTTCAAGTTCCAACTGGAATGCAGAGCGATTTTATAAATGGTTGGCATTATTTCTTTATGTAGGAGTAGAGGTAACACTTGCTACATTTTTAATGAACCAAGCAATTTCTAAGTTTGAGGTTTCGCCTTCCTTTGGTGCTAAGTTATTTACCACTTATTGGCTTTTAATGATTGTAGGTAGATTTATCGGTGGTTTCTTGATTGCTCCTAACAATGAAAAGAAACTAGTTTTTATAATGTGCAGCATCAATATTATATTGGTTGGATTTTCTGTATTTTCGTATTCAATCTGGGGATTGTTAGCATTAACTGCAACTGGCTTATTGAATGCTATTTTATTTCCATTGTTATTTAGTTTAGGTTTCCAAAACAAGGAATCTTTGAACATCAAGCAGTCAGGTGTTATGGCAACGGCTATTTCTGGAGGCGCTATTGTTCCTTTATTTACTGGCCTTTTAGCAGATACATTTAGTTTAAATTCTAGTTTATTTTTGAGTATTATTTGCTATCTATTAATTATATTCTTACAACGTTCATTACCTAAGAAAGTTAATTCAGTTACCAATTGTTAA
- a CDS encoding TrbC/VirB2 family protein → MKKLKFIKNIFTYGQNKILSFSILFFLGCNQAFAMGMDQGGDMPWEGPLQKIMDSLTGPVARILAVLVIVMAGFGIAFGESGSGVRRLLQIVMGLAIVFGAASIVASLFGGDSSGIAI, encoded by the coding sequence ATGAAAAAATTGAAATTTATAAAAAATATTTTTACATATGGACAAAATAAAATTTTAAGTTTTAGTATTTTATTTTTTTTAGGTTGTAACCAAGCTTTTGCAATGGGTATGGATCAAGGTGGAGACATGCCATGGGAAGGACCTTTACAAAAAATTATGGACTCATTAACTGGACCTGTCGCAAGAATATTAGCTGTATTAGTCATTGTTATGGCTGGATTTGGTATTGCTTTTGGTGAGTCAGGCTCTGGAGTAAGAAGATTACTACAAATTGTAATGGGCTTAGCTATCGTATTTGGAGCAGCAAGTATTGTTGCAAGTTTATTTGGCGGCGATTCAAGCGGAATAGCTATCTAA
- a CDS encoding VirB3 family type IV secretion system protein, giving the protein MNSVPGFQISVHSALTKPILMMGASRSFTLLNAFTCLALLFGFHSLIVIPVSILIQIIAGQITKKDPNGFEILLRHIKQKNYYKV; this is encoded by the coding sequence ATGAACTCAGTTCCAGGGTTTCAGATTTCGGTTCACAGTGCACTTACGAAACCTATTTTGATGATGGGAGCTTCAAGAAGTTTTACGCTTCTTAATGCTTTTACATGTCTTGCATTATTATTTGGCTTTCATTCTTTGATAGTCATTCCAGTATCCATTTTAATCCAAATAATTGCAGGACAAATCACCAAAAAAGATCCAAATGGGTTTGAGATTTTATTAAGGCATATCAAACAAAAAAATTATTATAAAGTGTGA
- the trbE gene encoding conjugal transfer protein TrbE yields the protein MFNLTEFRKKADRMTDLLPWAALVHPGVMLNKDGSLMQVMQYRGPDIESSTPSQLVSATARLNNALKRLNAGWALFIEARREQAVAYPKEQHFPDPVSLLVDSERSALFQSEQEHFESHYYITFVYLPPKDIVSNQSKFFISETGNRKQQNSYKNELDYFLTTTRKILDILQDFMFESNVLDDESLLTYLHSCVSLKKQKLLVPETPMYLDAFIADTPLTGGLSPMLGDVYLKTISIMGFPGTSTPAILDQLNHLPIEYRWVSRYLPLDKLDAEKMLKTYRRQWFSKRKGMLSMLTEVFSKSESPLQDSAAMRNAQDADIAMEELADDHVSFGYSTFTVTVWDKDQNHAIEKAREIERVINGLGFTTICESMNAVEAWLSSIPGNTVANVRMPLIHSLNLSHLIPFSALWAGPEKNKHLNAPPLLYARTSGNTPFRLSNHINDVGHQMIIGPTGAGKSVLLSTMALQFLRYKDAQVFVFDKGGSFLSSTFAVDGHYYNVGSPDPSGLVFQPLAHINEESERIWANDWILGIISNENIEITPEIKEVVWNALNNLANFEAHQRTMTGLKALIQNQQVRLALDSYVIGGAYGHILDSDTEVFYKKNWQCFEMEELMDMPDVIPPVLSYLFHVLEKRFDGRPTMMILDEAWLFLDNPIFANKIRGWLKTLRKFNVSVIFATQSVEDTIDSDIASALIESCPSRIFLPNDRALEPNVKKHYIDLGLNETQVNILANAIPKRQYYFESPEGNALFDLALGPITLAIVASSKSEDKKKIKELHLESDHNAYLKNFFNYKNLNWVSSLMETSDD from the coding sequence ATGTTTAATTTAACTGAATTTAGAAAAAAAGCGGATCGAATGACGGATCTTTTACCTTGGGCAGCACTTGTTCATCCTGGGGTAATGCTGAATAAAGATGGTTCTTTAATGCAAGTCATGCAATATAGAGGACCAGATATTGAGTCTTCGACCCCATCACAGTTGGTTTCAGCTACAGCTAGACTTAATAATGCATTGAAAAGATTAAATGCTGGATGGGCATTATTTATAGAAGCTAGAAGAGAGCAGGCGGTAGCCTACCCTAAAGAACAACATTTTCCAGATCCAGTTAGCTTATTAGTAGACTCTGAAAGAAGTGCACTTTTTCAAAGCGAACAAGAGCACTTTGAAAGTCATTATTATATTACTTTCGTTTATTTACCGCCCAAAGATATCGTTTCAAATCAATCAAAATTTTTTATTTCTGAAACTGGCAACAGAAAACAACAGAATTCATATAAAAATGAATTAGACTATTTTTTGACGACGACAAGAAAAATTTTAGATATTTTGCAAGATTTTATGTTTGAATCTAACGTTTTGGATGATGAGTCTTTATTAACCTATTTGCATTCATGCGTATCATTAAAAAAACAAAAGCTGTTAGTTCCAGAAACACCGATGTACTTAGATGCCTTTATTGCAGATACTCCTTTAACAGGAGGATTATCTCCAATGTTAGGAGATGTTTATCTGAAAACTATATCTATCATGGGTTTTCCAGGTACTTCAACTCCAGCGATTTTAGATCAGCTCAACCATTTGCCTATTGAATATCGTTGGGTCTCTAGATATTTACCTCTTGATAAGCTTGATGCTGAAAAAATGCTTAAAACATATCGAAGGCAATGGTTTTCAAAGAGAAAAGGGATGCTTTCAATGTTAACTGAAGTATTTTCCAAAAGTGAAAGTCCGCTGCAAGATAGTGCTGCAATGAGAAATGCTCAAGATGCTGATATTGCAATGGAGGAGTTGGCTGATGACCATGTGTCTTTTGGTTATTCTACTTTTACTGTGACTGTATGGGATAAAGATCAAAATCATGCAATTGAAAAAGCAAGAGAAATAGAGCGAGTGATTAATGGTTTGGGCTTCACGACAATCTGTGAGTCGATGAATGCTGTTGAGGCTTGGCTATCATCCATTCCTGGTAACACTGTTGCAAATGTTAGAATGCCATTAATACATAGTCTTAATTTATCTCATTTAATTCCTTTTTCTGCTTTATGGGCTGGACCTGAAAAAAATAAACATTTGAATGCTCCTCCGTTATTATATGCTCGAACAAGTGGAAATACGCCATTTAGACTTTCAAATCATATCAATGATGTCGGACATCAGATGATTATTGGACCAACTGGCGCAGGTAAATCTGTTTTATTATCGACTATGGCACTTCAATTTCTTCGATATAAAGACGCACAAGTTTTTGTATTTGATAAAGGTGGCAGTTTCCTTTCTTCAACATTTGCTGTTGATGGTCATTATTATAATGTGGGAAGTCCTGACCCTTCAGGTTTAGTTTTTCAACCTCTTGCTCATATTAATGAAGAGTCTGAGAGAATTTGGGCTAATGATTGGATTTTAGGGATTATATCAAATGAAAATATTGAAATTACACCAGAAATTAAAGAAGTCGTTTGGAATGCACTCAATAACTTAGCCAATTTTGAGGCTCATCAAAGAACAATGACAGGTCTAAAGGCGCTGATTCAAAATCAACAAGTGAGGTTGGCGCTTGATTCATATGTCATTGGAGGAGCTTATGGTCATATTCTAGATAGTGATACGGAAGTTTTTTATAAAAAGAATTGGCAATGTTTTGAAATGGAAGAATTAATGGATATGCCAGATGTTATTCCACCCGTTCTTTCATATCTTTTTCATGTACTAGAAAAAAGATTTGATGGCCGTCCAACTATGATGATATTGGATGAGGCTTGGTTATTTTTGGATAACCCAATTTTTGCCAATAAGATTAGAGGATGGTTGAAGACTTTAAGAAAATTTAACGTATCTGTAATTTTTGCAACTCAATCAGTTGAAGATACGATTGATAGTGATATTGCATCCGCTTTAATAGAGTCTTGTCCTTCTCGAATATTTCTTCCAAATGATAGGGCACTAGAGCCTAATGTAAAAAAACATTATATCGACTTAGGACTTAATGAAACCCAGGTTAATATTCTGGCCAATGCTATTCCGAAAAGACAATATTATTTTGAGTCTCCAGAAGGAAATGCTCTATTTGATCTAGCTCTTGGGCCCATAACACTGGCGATTGTTGCTTCATCAAAATCAGAAGACAAAAAGAAGATTAAAGAATTGCATCTTGAATCTGATCATAATGCATATTTGAAGAATTTTTTTAATTATAAAAATTTAAATTGGGTATCAAGCTTGATGGAAACTTCTGATGACTGA